The Deltaproteobacteria bacterium genomic interval GTAATGATCCGCGCCGGCAAACTCCGTCAGGTCATCACCTACCAAGCCAAGACCCAGACCGTAGACGAATACGGTGGCCCGGTGGAAACGTGGGCAGACTTTGCCACGGTTCGGGCGTCCGTAGCCCCGCTGATCGGCAAGGACATGCTCTCGTCAATGGCGGCTCAG includes:
- a CDS encoding head-tail adaptor protein produces the protein MRAGKLRQVITYQAKTQTVDEYGGPVETWADFATVRASVAPLIGKDMLSSMAAQ